CTCCCCCAGTTCGGCGACCACGGACGGGACCGCGGTGGCCAGGATGGTGGCGTCGATGGCGATCAGCCCGGTAGCCAGCATCAACGCCAGCAGCACCGCCCCTCGCTCGGAGCGGAACCCGACCGTCGTGCCTCTTTCGCTACTCACCTGGTCTCCAACGACAGGTCCGAGCAGATCATTCCCACCGCGGACGCCACAGGAAAGGGAACTGTCCCCTTTTCCGCGGGGCGATGCGTACCTATGACAGATGCAGCAGGGCCGGCCACCCGAAGGTGACCGGCCCTGCTGAGGTACTGCGATGGATCAGTCCTGATCCTCTCGGCGCGTGTGCCGAGGAGGGATCAGAAGTCCATGCCGCCCATGCCGCCGTCGCCGGCCGGCATGGCCGGGGTCTTCTCCGGCTTGTCGGCGATGACCGCTTCGGTGGTCAGGAACAGCGCCGCGATGGAGGCCGCGTTCTGCAGTGCGGAACGGGTCACCTTGGCCGGGTCGATGATGCCCGACTCGACCATCTTCACGTACTCGCCGGTGGCCGCGTTGAGACCCTCGCCGGCAGGCAGGTTGGCCACCTTCTCGGCCACCACGCCGCCCTCGAGGCCGGCGTTGATGGCGATCTGCTTCAGCGGAGCTGAGCAGGCGGTGAACACGATCTGCGCACCGGTCGCCTCGTCGCCGACCAGCGACTCGACGGCAACCTTGGCGATGGCGGCAGCCTGGAGCAGCGCGACGCCACCACCGGGGACGATGCCCTCCTCGACCGCAGCCTTGGCGTTGCGGACGGCGTCCTCAATGCGGTGCTTGCGCTCCTTGAGCTCGACCTCGGTGGCCGCGCCGACCTTGATCACGGCAACGCCGCCGGCCAGCTTGGCCAGCCGCTCCTGCAGCTTCTCGCGGTCGTAGTCGGAGTCGGAGTTCTCGATCTCGCGACGGATCTGAGCCACCCGACCGGCGATCTGCTCGGCGTCGCCGGCACCGTCGATGATGATGGTCTCGTCCTTGGTCACCTTGACCGAGCGGGCCCGGCCGAGCAGGTCGAGGGTGACGGCGTCCAGCTTCAGGCCGACCTCCTCGGAGACGACCTGGCCACCGGTCAGGATGGCGATGTCGCCCAGCATGGCCTTGCGGCGGTCACCGAAGCCCGGAGCCTTGACGGCCACGGACTTGAAGGTGCCCTTGATCTTGTTGACGATCAGACCGGCCAGCGCCTCGCCGTCGGTGTCCTCGGCCACGACGAGCAGCGGCTTGCCGGACTGGACGACCTTCTCCAGCAGCGGCAGCAGGTCGCGCAGGTTGGAGACCTTGGAGTTGACGATCAGGATGTAGGGGTCGTCCAGGACGGCCTCCATCCGCTCGGCGTCGGTGACGAAGTACGGCGAGATGAAGCCCTTGTCGAACCGCATGCCCTCGGTGAGCTCGAGGTCGAGGCCGAAGGTGTTCGACTCCTCGACGGTGATCACACCCTCCTTGCCGACCTTGTCCATGGCCTCGGCGATGATCTCGCCCACGGTGGTGTCGGCGGCAGAGATGGACGCGGTGGCAGCGATCTGCTCACGGGTCTCGATCTCGATGGCCTGGTTGCCCAGCTCGGCAACGATGGCGGCGACGGCCTTCTCGATGCCCTTCTTCAGGCCCATCGGGTTGGCGCCGGCGGTGACGTTACGCAGGCCCTCGCGGACCATCGCCTGAGCGATCACGGTCGCGGTGGTGGTGCCATCACCGGCGACGTCGTCGGTCTTCTTGGCGACCTCCTTGACCAGCTCGGCGCCGATCTTCTCGTAGGGGTCCTCCAGCTCGATCTCCTTGGCGATCGAAACGCCGTCGTTGGTGATCGTGGGGGCGCCCCACTTCTTCTCCAGGACCACATTGCGGCCCTTGGGGCCGAGGGTCACTCGCACGGCGTCGGCGAGGGTGTTCATCCCACGCTCCAGGCCGCGGCGCGCCTCGACATTAAACTCAATCAGTTTCGCCATGTCTGTTCGGCAATCCTTCGACGTCTCGGGGGCTAGGCCCCACTGGTGAACTTCCAGGTCTTGGTCGCTTCGATGCCCGCGACGGACGATCCAGTGGATCTCATCGAGCTAGACAATGGCACTCTCACGACGAGAGTGCTAATACATGTTTAGCACTCACACCTAGAGAGTGCAAACGTCTGGACCCGCCGAAGAGGACGGTTCCGCACCGGTTCGGACCGCCCGCGGCAGGCACAATGGGACGGTGCCCGTCACCGCCACCTCAGCCCTGCGGGCCACTGCGAACCTGGTCAACCTCTCCACCCCGCTCGGGCTCCTGATCGCCCTGGCCGGTCGAGCCCGACTCAGCGGTGGTCCGGACGGCCTGGTGCTGGCCGAGCATTATCGGCCGGGCGTGCCGAAGGCCGGCGCCTTCACCGTGGGCAATGTGATCATCGTGCCGGGCCGGCGGCTGGACGAACTCGAACAGCAACGTCCGGGAACCACCGCCCACGAGGCCGTCCATGCCTGGCAATGGTGCTACTGCCTGGGCCTGCCATTCCTGGTCGGCTACGGCTTGGCTTCGGCCTGGTCGTGGCTGCGCACCGGCCATCCGGCCTCGGCCAACTTCTTCGAGAGTTCGGCGGGGCTGACTCGCGGGGGCTATCCGGAACTCCCCCGCAACAATGCCGGACTGCGTCGGATCAGGTCCGCGCTGCGCGGAGCGAAGTAACAGTCGCGCTCAGCTGTGCAGGCTGACACCCAGCCGGCGCGCAGTGCGCTCCTTCTGCCGGGTAGCCCGCTGGCGGCGGAGCCGCTTGACCAGCAAGGGATCGTGAGCCAGCGCCACGTCGGAGTCGATCAGCGAGTTGAGCAGCTGATAGTAGCGCGTCGGCGAGATGTCGAACCGTTCCCTGATCTCGGTCTCCTTGGAGCCCGGCAGCGCCCACCACTGCTTTTCGAAGTCGAGGAGGGCAGCCTGCTGCTCGTTCAGCTCAGCGGGAGCGATCAGCATCGGTTCGGCCATGCGTCGATTCTAGACCGTGAATCACACCGATGTCATTCGCTCGGAGACACTGATCGGACGTCTCGTCCAGGCGGGTCCGGTCGATACCCGGACAACCCGCCCGCCGACCCGGGCTCTGCCAGTACAGCTTGGCTAGACTCATTTGAGGCTCGGTCAGAGCCACCTCCCAGAAGCGAAGGAAGGCCCCCATGCAGCGGCTGAACGGCGCGATCCAGCACTATGCCTGGGGCACGACCGACGCGATCCCGAACTTGCTCGGCGTCGCTCCCAACGGTCAGCCGGTCGCCGAGTACTGGCTGGGAGCACACCCATTGGGCCCGGCCACCGTCGAAGGTCGGCGGCTCGATGAGGTGCTGGACGAACAGCCCGAACTGCTTGGCGCCAAGAGCCGGGACGAGTTCGGCGAGCAACTGCCCTTCCTGGTCAAGGTGCTGTCGGCCCGGCATGCCCTGTCCCTGCAGGCGCACCCGTCCCGAGCCCAGGCCGTAGAAGGCTTCGCCCGTGAGAACGCCGCCGGGATCGCCCTGGATGCGCCCGAGCGCACCTACCGCGACGACTGGCCCAAGCCGGAGATGCTCATCGCCTTGTCGGAGTTCCACAGCCTGAACGGCTTCCGGGAACCGACCCGCACCGCCTGGCTGTTCGATCAGTTGGGGGTCAGCAGCGAGCTGGCGTCGGTGATCGGGCCGCTCACCGAGCGCAAAGGCCCGGCAGCCATGGCCGAGGTCTTCTTGGACGTGCTCAGCCTGAGCGGCGAGCGCGCCGAGTTGTCCGAGCTGGTCTGCGCGGCGGCCATGAAGCACAAGGACGCCCCTGGGGAACTCGGCGAGTTCGCCCGTACCGTGATCGAGTTGGACGAGGTGTTCCCCGGCGATCCCGGCATCCTGGCCGCGTTGCTGATGAACCGAGTGGTGCTGGCGCCGGGCGACGCCACTTTCGTCCCCGCCGGACGAATGCACGCCCACCTGGCCGGCACCGGGGTCGAGGTGATGGCCAACTCCGACAACGTGATTCGCGGCGGCCTGACCGCCAAGCATGTCGACGTCGGCGAACTGGTCAAGGTTGTCGAGTTCGAAGCGATCACCCCGACTCGGGTCACCCCGACCACCGAGGCACCCGGGGTCGAGCACTTCCCGACCGAATGCCCCGAGTTCGACGTCTGGCGGATTCGGACCAGCCCGCTGCCCACGCCGGTCCCAGGCCTGGGTTCGGCCCGAGTGCTGCTGATGGTGGGCGGCTCGGCCCGGCTGCAGGCCGACGGCACCGCTCTCGAGCTCGGCTCCGGTGAGGCGGCCTTCCTGGGTGCCGAGGAGAACCCGACCATCGAAGGGGACGGCTTGGTCTTCGTGACCGCCGCCGGCGTCCACTGAGGTGCTGACCCAGAGCCTGCGCCGCCAGCTGGCCGAGCTTCGATCGGCCAGCGCGCGTCCGGTGATCCTGATCGACGGCGGAGCCGGCTCGGGCAAGACCACCCTGGCCGCCGAGATCGCCGACGACTGGCCGGGCAAGGTGGAAGTTGTCGGCCTGGACGAGCTGTACCCGGGCTGGCAGGGCCTGGCCCGTGGCTCGGCCCTGGTGCCGCGGCTGATCACCGGGAGCGGCTTCACCACCTGGGACTGGGCGCACGGACGTCCCGGGCCACGGCGCAGCCTGAACCGCTCCCTGCCTCTGGTGGTCGAGGGGTGCGGGGCTCTCACCGAGGCCAGTCGGGCCGTGGCCAACCTGGCCATCTGGATGGAGTTGGACGAGCCGCTGCGCCGGCGCCGCGCCCTGGCCCGCGATGGTGCGGTCTTCGCCAGCCACTGGGACGAATGGGCGGCCCAGGAAGTCGCCCACTGGCAGGACCACCGTCCCTGGCTGCTGGCTGACCTGGTGCTGCCCGGCTGAGCGAGGAGCCCGGCCACAGTTTTCGACAGGCGCGTCCGGCAACCGGCACAATGAGGCCGGGCGCTGGCCCTATTGCCTCCGTAGCTCAGTTGGTAGAGCACCCGCCTTGTAAGCGGACGGTCGCGGGTTCGATTCCTGTCGGAGGCTCCATCCCCGCTGACTCACCCAGACCCACCCTCCGGGAACTGCAATGCCTGCCCAGGGAGGTTGGGGGATCGATCGACAGGCACCCGCTCACCGGAGGGTGGGTTCTGACGTCGACCTTCCTCGACTCGAGTGGCTCCCGAACCCGAAGGTCCGAAATGAAGGTCTCAGCCAGCTTGTGGGGTGCCCCGCCGTGAGCCGAGCGTAATGCCTGCTCGGGTGGCGTTACTGCGGATGAGACCGGGTGTCGCGGGAAGAGTCGTCCGCCGGGCTCAGCCCGCGGCCTTCCGGCTCTGCTGCTGCTGCCGGTAGACCATGACGATGGTGCCGACCAGAACCGCTCCGGAGATCCACAGCAGATAGTTGCCGTACTGCTTGACCGCATCGACGGCCGGCTCACCGATCTGGAAGCCGATCCACAACAGTCCCGCGTTCACCACCGCCGAAGACAGGATCGAGACGGTGAGGAACTTGCGCAAGCTCGTCCCCGCCTCACCCAGGACGGCCACCACGACCCCGCGCCCGGGAACGAACGGGATCATCGACACCACCAGGGCCGCGAGGTCGTACTTGCGGGCGAAGCGCTCAGCCCAGGCGTTGATGCGGCGCGCTCGTTCCGATCGCCCCGACCAGACCTCGATCAGGTTGGGCCCCCACAACCGTCCGGCCCACCAGTAGATCCAGTCGAACTTGATCAGGCCGAAGGTGCCGAGGAAGAGGATCAGCGGCCACCACTGGTTGCCGACGGCGGTCTGCGCGCCGACCATCACCATCCCCGACCAGGAGCCGAGGGAGGCCAGCACTGCGGGGCTCAGTGTGATCAAGGTCCAGCGCAGCCACAGCATGACCAACCCGTAGACGCCGGCCACCCCGAGCCAACTGAAGCAGGCCAGATCAGCCTTGGTGGGCTTGTGCCGCCACGGCAGGGACGGGTCGTCCCACCATTCCGGTTCGGTGGCCGGTTCCGGGGTCGGCGATTCGCTCACTCGGGCAGCCTACCCGGTGCGCTGAGTCCACCAGCTGACCGATGGGTGACTAGGGAACGAGACTGCACTCGCCAACCGGGGGACCCGCGTGCAAGTATGGGACCTGGTCGCTTCGGCGGCCGTATTCCACTACGGATCGTCGGGCACGTACCTGCCCGTGGAAAGGATTATTTGGCATGGCCACTGTCAGTTTCAATGACGCAACCAGGGTCTACCCCGGCTCGGATCACCCGGCCGTCGACAAGCTCAACCTTGAGATCGGTGATGGCGAGTTCATGGTGCTCGTCGGCCCGTCCGGTTGTGGCAAGTCCACCTCCCTGCGCATGCTCGCCGGCCTCGAAGAGGTCAACGCCGGACGGATCAACATCGGTGACCGCGACGTCACCGATCTGCCGCCGAAGGATCGCGACATCGCGATGGTCTTCCAGAACTACGCGCTGTACCCGCACATGACCGTCGCCGACAACATGGGCTTCGCCCTGAAGATGGCCGGCGTTCCCAAGGCGGAGCGCGACTCCCGAGTGATGGACGCCGCCAAGCTGCTCGGCCTGGAGTCGTTCCTGTCCCGCAAGCCGAAGGCGCTGTCCGGTGGCCAGCGGCAGCGGGTCGCCATGGGTCGCGCAATCGTCCGTCAGCCGCAGGTCTTCCTGATGGACGAGCCGCTGTCGAACCTCGACGCCAAGCTGCGTGTCTCCACCCGTACTCAGATCTCGGCGCTGGTCACCCGGCTCGGTGTCACCACCGTCTACGTGACCCATGACCAGGTCGAGGCCATGACCATGGGCGACCGGGTCGCGGTGATGAAGGACGGCATCCTGCAGCAGGTCGACAGCCCGCTCAGCCTGTACGACAAGCCGGCCAACCTGTTCGTCGCCGGCTTCATCGGCTCGCCCGCCATGAACCTGCTCAGCGGCAAGATCGTCCCCGGTGGCGTGCAGGTCGGCGACTACGTGCTGCCGATCGCCCGCGAGGTGCTGGCCAAGGCCGAAGGCGAGGAGACCCTCACCGTCGGTGTCCGTCCGGAGAACCTGCGGGTCTCCGATGACGGCTTCAGCCTGGATGTGGACGTCGTCGAGGAACTCGGCGCCGACGGTTACATCTACGGCACCCTGGCCGGTCTGGACACCGCCGAGAAGCTGACCGCTCAGCAGATCGTGGCCCGGGTCTCGGCCCGCAAGCCGTCCCAGCGCGGCACCACCATCAAGCTGAACACGATCGATCCGGCGAACATCCACGTCTTCTCCGAGAAGACGCAGGAGCGCCTGAACGACTGATTGGCATCACCGAAGAGGCCCGGCCGGAATCTCCGGTCGGGCCTCTTCGCGTCCACTCCGGTCGACCCTCTTGGCGTCCACTCCCGTCGCGCGCCGCCCACCTCCGCACGGCCCCCACACCCC
The nucleotide sequence above comes from Propionicimonas paludicola. Encoded proteins:
- a CDS encoding ABC transporter ATP-binding protein, which gives rise to MATVSFNDATRVYPGSDHPAVDKLNLEIGDGEFMVLVGPSGCGKSTSLRMLAGLEEVNAGRINIGDRDVTDLPPKDRDIAMVFQNYALYPHMTVADNMGFALKMAGVPKAERDSRVMDAAKLLGLESFLSRKPKALSGGQRQRVAMGRAIVRQPQVFLMDEPLSNLDAKLRVSTRTQISALVTRLGVTTVYVTHDQVEAMTMGDRVAVMKDGILQQVDSPLSLYDKPANLFVAGFIGSPAMNLLSGKIVPGGVQVGDYVLPIAREVLAKAEGEETLTVGVRPENLRVSDDGFSLDVDVVEELGADGYIYGTLAGLDTAEKLTAQQIVARVSARKPSQRGTTIKLNTIDPANIHVFSEKTQERLND
- a CDS encoding cobalt ABC transporter, with the translated sequence MLTQSLRRQLAELRSASARPVILIDGGAGSGKTTLAAEIADDWPGKVEVVGLDELYPGWQGLARGSALVPRLITGSGFTTWDWAHGRPGPRRSLNRSLPLVVEGCGALTEASRAVANLAIWMELDEPLRRRRALARDGAVFASHWDEWAAQEVAHWQDHRPWLLADLVLPG
- a CDS encoding DUF3263 domain-containing protein; this translates as MAEPMLIAPAELNEQQAALLDFEKQWWALPGSKETEIRERFDISPTRYYQLLNSLIDSDVALAHDPLLVKRLRRQRATRQKERTARRLGVSLHS
- the groL gene encoding chaperonin GroEL (60 kDa chaperone family; promotes refolding of misfolded polypeptides especially under stressful conditions; forms two stacked rings of heptamers to form a barrel-shaped 14mer; ends can be capped by GroES; misfolded proteins enter the barrel where they are refolded when GroES binds); translated protein: MAKLIEFNVEARRGLERGMNTLADAVRVTLGPKGRNVVLEKKWGAPTITNDGVSIAKEIELEDPYEKIGAELVKEVAKKTDDVAGDGTTTATVIAQAMVREGLRNVTAGANPMGLKKGIEKAVAAIVAELGNQAIEIETREQIAATASISAADTTVGEIIAEAMDKVGKEGVITVEESNTFGLDLELTEGMRFDKGFISPYFVTDAERMEAVLDDPYILIVNSKVSNLRDLLPLLEKVVQSGKPLLVVAEDTDGEALAGLIVNKIKGTFKSVAVKAPGFGDRRKAMLGDIAILTGGQVVSEEVGLKLDAVTLDLLGRARSVKVTKDETIIIDGAGDAEQIAGRVAQIRREIENSDSDYDREKLQERLAKLAGGVAVIKVGAATEVELKERKHRIEDAVRNAKAAVEEGIVPGGGVALLQAAAIAKVAVESLVGDEATGAQIVFTACSAPLKQIAINAGLEGGVVAEKVANLPAGEGLNAATGEYVKMVESGIIDPAKVTRSALQNAASIAALFLTTEAVIADKPEKTPAMPAGDGGMGGMDF
- the manA gene encoding mannose-6-phosphate isomerase, class I — encoded protein: MQRLNGAIQHYAWGTTDAIPNLLGVAPNGQPVAEYWLGAHPLGPATVEGRRLDEVLDEQPELLGAKSRDEFGEQLPFLVKVLSARHALSLQAHPSRAQAVEGFARENAAGIALDAPERTYRDDWPKPEMLIALSEFHSLNGFREPTRTAWLFDQLGVSSELASVIGPLTERKGPAAMAEVFLDVLSLSGERAELSELVCAAAMKHKDAPGELGEFARTVIELDEVFPGDPGILAALLMNRVVLAPGDATFVPAGRMHAHLAGTGVEVMANSDNVIRGGLTAKHVDVGELVKVVEFEAITPTRVTPTTEAPGVEHFPTECPEFDVWRIRTSPLPTPVPGLGSARVLLMVGGSARLQADGTALELGSGEAAFLGAEENPTIEGDGLVFVTAAGVH
- a CDS encoding DedA family protein, producing MSESPTPEPATEPEWWDDPSLPWRHKPTKADLACFSWLGVAGVYGLVMLWLRWTLITLSPAVLASLGSWSGMVMVGAQTAVGNQWWPLILFLGTFGLIKFDWIYWWAGRLWGPNLIEVWSGRSERARRINAWAERFARKYDLAALVVSMIPFVPGRGVVVAVLGEAGTSLRKFLTVSILSSAVVNAGLLWIGFQIGEPAVDAVKQYGNYLLWISGAVLVGTIVMVYRQQQQSRKAAG